A portion of the Acidisarcina polymorpha genome contains these proteins:
- a CDS encoding FUSC family protein, which translates to MRNLHWMRGLRAGLAVAAAMIVCHLLGKPMGWAALGGFEAILVDNGGPYRSRFTTIATLMLGGTVACIAGALTTRNGSVSSALVPILITSVFCFVVTFGRVLAQPIASTSVIILVIYFAALGASAHSLGPALWNALEFVLGAAWAALLSLLLWPVDPFRPARLAVARCYFQLAEFTARIEPTLRGSEAREAARLRGFEWQRTMRLSMESARVALGTTAARVPSRTIRARNLTVLLETADMLFEATIRITELALGLESASAPTQTGRPEDPLREFVEGLGKEEEAIARALQRRPSLSGTSERRSDTREERSDMPPSVYAAPDRVRKAAQEFPASAKDRSILGHLAAAQLDACQNLEIAREAVAAVWTGVEVRSQTARLLTEGASRTDVRNASLSDALQANWTLGSIMMRHALRMAVVGAVDILLLRLFHISHGFWLGMTSIIVLQPYQSHTLKRGIERVGGTVAGGILAAVLAVLISSQAGIIAVITITSVLTLATYAVDYAWYCFFLTPTFVLMSLPHLRDWQYSGVRMLTTLLGAAVAVGAMRLLWPEGEHLNLGKLLARAAAADAAYIRAMLSYWNRLSARPVAGSRDLSVLHTQQRRLAERELLAPARRACGLASNDAEESLDRLMLEPGFGRPASPRMSSSASPASSASMRDHALTFVTYTRRLTQSITTLAVLGKADAETLARTERLIARLEKMSAALLRSDNLLAPGPGREDDSWLLAEDPDVAAHQMQRMERQIAILEKAATGVLGSLTASFQRTPPQDALIS; encoded by the coding sequence TTGCGAAATCTGCATTGGATGCGCGGCCTCCGTGCCGGCCTCGCCGTGGCAGCGGCCATGATCGTCTGCCACCTGCTAGGCAAACCCATGGGGTGGGCGGCGCTCGGTGGCTTCGAAGCCATCCTGGTGGACAACGGCGGTCCTTACCGATCGCGTTTCACGACCATCGCTACCCTGATGCTGGGAGGTACCGTGGCCTGCATCGCTGGAGCCTTGACCACCAGGAATGGTTCTGTCTCGTCAGCCCTGGTTCCGATTCTGATCACTAGCGTCTTCTGCTTCGTGGTGACATTCGGGCGGGTTCTCGCGCAGCCCATCGCCTCGACCAGCGTCATTATCCTCGTCATTTATTTCGCCGCCCTCGGAGCTTCTGCCCATTCCCTTGGCCCGGCGTTGTGGAATGCATTGGAGTTCGTTCTTGGCGCGGCTTGGGCGGCGCTGCTCAGCCTGCTGCTCTGGCCGGTCGATCCGTTCCGGCCCGCGCGCCTGGCAGTTGCCCGATGCTACTTCCAATTGGCTGAATTCACCGCCAGGATTGAACCGACTCTGCGCGGCAGCGAAGCCAGAGAGGCGGCGCGCCTCCGCGGTTTTGAATGGCAACGCACCATGCGGTTGTCCATGGAATCGGCCCGAGTGGCGTTAGGGACCACCGCCGCCCGTGTTCCTTCGCGAACCATCCGAGCCCGGAACCTGACTGTCTTGCTGGAGACGGCCGATATGCTCTTCGAAGCGACCATCCGGATCACAGAACTCGCGCTCGGCCTCGAGAGCGCTTCCGCTCCCACCCAAACCGGCCGCCCCGAAGACCCGCTGCGGGAGTTCGTGGAAGGCCTCGGCAAGGAAGAGGAGGCGATCGCTCGTGCACTCCAGCGCCGTCCTTCCTTGAGCGGCACCAGCGAGCGACGAAGCGATACGAGGGAGGAACGCTCGGACATGCCTCCTTCCGTTTATGCCGCGCCGGATCGCGTCCGCAAGGCAGCGCAGGAGTTCCCTGCGAGCGCAAAAGACCGATCCATCCTCGGCCATTTGGCCGCTGCTCAACTCGATGCTTGCCAGAATCTCGAGATCGCCCGCGAAGCCGTCGCGGCGGTGTGGACCGGCGTTGAAGTCAGGTCGCAAACCGCTAGGCTTCTTACCGAAGGCGCCTCCCGCACAGACGTCAGAAACGCGAGCCTGTCCGACGCTCTGCAAGCCAACTGGACGCTCGGTTCCATCATGATGCGGCATGCCCTGCGCATGGCGGTGGTCGGCGCCGTCGACATCCTTCTGCTGCGACTCTTTCACATCAGCCATGGATTCTGGCTCGGCATGACGTCAATCATCGTGCTTCAGCCGTATCAATCGCACACCTTGAAGCGCGGCATAGAGCGTGTCGGCGGCACCGTGGCCGGCGGGATCCTCGCCGCCGTGTTGGCCGTTCTCATCAGCAGTCAGGCGGGCATCATTGCCGTCATCACGATCACTTCCGTGCTGACACTCGCAACCTACGCCGTTGACTACGCCTGGTACTGCTTCTTCCTGACCCCAACTTTTGTGCTGATGAGCTTGCCTCATCTTCGTGACTGGCAATACTCGGGCGTGCGAATGCTCACCACGCTGCTGGGGGCTGCCGTAGCCGTCGGGGCCATGCGCCTGCTCTGGCCGGAAGGCGAACACCTCAACCTTGGCAAGCTCCTGGCACGGGCCGCTGCCGCTGACGCGGCCTACATCCGCGCCATGCTCAGCTACTGGAATCGCCTTAGCGCCAGGCCTGTCGCCGGCAGCCGAGACCTTTCCGTTCTTCACACCCAGCAACGACGATTGGCGGAACGCGAGCTGTTGGCGCCCGCGCGCCGCGCCTGCGGCCTTGCCAGCAATGATGCCGAAGAATCCCTCGATCGCTTGATGCTCGAGCCGGGATTCGGACGTCCAGCTTCGCCCCGGATGTCCTCATCGGCCTCGCCCGCAAGTTCGGCCTCTATGCGAGATCACGCTCTTACGTTCGTCACTTACACCCGCAGGCTCACCCAAAGCATTACCACGCTGGCCGTCCTCGGCAAAGCCGATGCGGAAACCCTCGCCAGGACGGAGCGGTTGATCGCGAGACTAGAAAAGATGAGCGCTGCCCTCCTCCGTAGCGACAATCTGCTTGCCCCAGGTCCCGGCCGCGAGGACGACTCCTGGTTGCTTGCCGAAGATCCGGATGTCGCCGCCCACCAGATGCAACGGATGGAACGACAGATCGCCATTCTGGAAAAAGCGGCGACGGGTGTACTCGGAAGTCTTACCGCCTCTTTCCAAAGGACCCCGCCCCAGGATGCTTTGATATCCTGA
- a CDS encoding phospholipase C: protein MQKFVACSLATVLVTGQFLAPIAAHATSTDYPTTTPIKHVVVIFQENVSFDHYFGTYPYATNPPGEPVFNPLPSTPTVNGLSTILKLHNPNLNPVNATGASNPFRLDRSQAATSDQDHDYTAEQQAFDHGMMDAFPAFTGTPGPPPAGLTTNGIVMGYYDGNTVTALWNYANHFAMNDNSYGTNFGPSTDGALNLISGQTNGVTEVNGAESAVVADGYGGLTLVSDADPTGDVCSSTSSNLAMGGKNIGDLLNAKGISWGFFEGGFDLTKTNSNGTTGCNRSTTSAITGVKKADYIPHHQPFQYYASTQNLKHTRPSSVATIGQSGDAANHQYDTHDFFDAVSAGNFPAVSFLKAPGYQDGHAGYSDPLDEQTFIVNTLNFLQQQPDWATTAVIIAYDDSDGWYDHQMSPIINPSVSPQDALTGLGTCGTGETALPGVNPAAVHAQGRCGYGPRLPFLVISPYAKQNFVDHSLIDQSSIMRFIERNWLDAESVGPGSFDGYAGTLNKMFFFFDQPPAPKLFLNPTTGEPVAHP, encoded by the coding sequence ATGCAAAAATTTGTTGCATGTTCGCTGGCCACCGTGCTGGTTACTGGGCAGTTCCTGGCCCCAATCGCCGCACACGCGACGTCCACCGACTATCCGACCACCACCCCGATCAAGCACGTCGTTGTCATCTTCCAGGAGAATGTGTCGTTCGATCATTACTTCGGAACCTATCCCTATGCGACCAACCCTCCCGGAGAGCCGGTTTTCAACCCGCTTCCAAGCACGCCTACGGTGAATGGACTCAGCACCATTCTGAAGCTTCACAATCCGAACTTGAACCCGGTTAACGCCACAGGCGCCTCCAATCCCTTCCGTCTCGACCGGTCCCAGGCTGCGACTTCCGATCAGGACCACGACTACACCGCCGAACAGCAGGCCTTTGACCATGGCATGATGGACGCCTTCCCGGCCTTCACCGGAACTCCCGGACCGCCGCCCGCCGGTCTGACCACCAATGGGATCGTCATGGGCTATTACGACGGCAACACCGTCACTGCCCTATGGAACTATGCCAACCACTTCGCCATGAACGACAACTCCTATGGCACCAACTTCGGCCCCTCAACCGATGGCGCGCTGAACCTGATCTCCGGCCAGACCAACGGCGTAACTGAAGTCAACGGCGCAGAGTCTGCAGTCGTTGCCGACGGGTATGGCGGTCTTACCCTGGTGAGCGATGCCGATCCGACTGGCGACGTCTGCTCCAGCACCTCATCCAACCTGGCGATGGGCGGCAAGAACATCGGCGATCTGCTCAACGCCAAGGGCATCTCATGGGGATTCTTCGAGGGTGGCTTCGACCTCACCAAGACCAACAGCAACGGCACCACGGGATGCAACCGCAGCACAACCTCAGCGATCACCGGCGTCAAGAAGGCTGACTATATCCCCCATCACCAGCCCTTCCAGTACTACGCTTCGACTCAAAATCTCAAGCACACCCGCCCCAGCTCGGTGGCCACCATCGGCCAATCAGGTGACGCCGCAAACCACCAGTACGACACTCACGACTTCTTCGACGCGGTCAGCGCCGGCAACTTCCCCGCGGTCAGCTTCCTGAAGGCCCCTGGATACCAGGACGGCCACGCCGGTTACTCCGATCCGCTCGACGAACAAACTTTCATCGTCAACACCCTCAACTTCCTCCAACAGCAGCCCGACTGGGCGACCACCGCGGTGATCATCGCTTATGACGATTCCGATGGCTGGTATGACCACCAGATGAGCCCCATCATCAACCCGTCCGTTAGCCCACAGGATGCCCTCACCGGCCTGGGCACCTGCGGTACTGGTGAAACCGCCCTTCCCGGCGTCAATCCTGCTGCCGTTCACGCACAAGGACGCTGCGGTTATGGTCCCCGTCTCCCTTTCCTCGTCATCTCGCCCTACGCCAAGCAGAACTTTGTCGATCACAGTCTGATCGATCAAAGCTCCATCATGCGTTTCATTGAACGCAACTGGCTCGATGCTGAATCCGTCGGACCGGGCTCCTTTGACGGCTATGCGGGTACGCTGAACAAGATGTTCTTCTTCTTTGACCAGCCGCCAGCTCCGAAGCTCTTCCTTAATCCGACAACCGGGGAGCCCGTCGCTCACCCCTAG
- a CDS encoding multicopper oxidase family protein, with the protein MITRRKFLGQTGLLAAGAALSKQATAATASSLNASTLTPWVDPLPLLPQAKSTGLRPHPENPAIKIPYYRLAMREMLVKLHRDLPPTRVWGYANSFPGPTFDTRSGEALLVEWANELPGKHFLPIDHTLHGAEESKPEVRAVVHLHGGRTPAESDGYPESWFVPGKSATCFYPNHQEAAMLFYHDHTMGINRLNIYAGLQGLFIVRDAVEDALNLPSGKYEIPLLIFDRMLRTDGSLEYPTSGNPKSPWVPEVFGDAILVNGKLAPYLEVEARKYRFRLMNGANGRFFRFSFGDLYEFQQIGSDQGLLSAPIPLKHLVLAPGERGDVLFDFSPYAGKTLLLKSDSFELLQFRVAAAPVNNNAGLPQVLRPVTRIPESQAVKTRRLTLDENMDLVQQSMGMLLNNTPWHMPVTEKPVIHTTEIWELVNLTEDSHPIHIHLVRFQILDRRRFNVFEYQKSQTLKFFAAAVPPSPSDAGWKDIVRVDPGMVVRIIIPFEGYTGRYVWHCHLLEHEDNEMMRPFEVVAS; encoded by the coding sequence TTGATCACTCGCCGCAAATTCCTCGGCCAAACGGGCCTTCTAGCCGCCGGAGCGGCGCTCTCCAAACAAGCCACTGCTGCTACCGCGTCCTCGCTCAACGCTAGCACCCTCACTCCTTGGGTTGATCCGCTGCCGTTGCTGCCCCAGGCCAAAAGCACTGGTCTTCGTCCGCACCCGGAGAACCCGGCCATCAAGATTCCCTATTACCGCCTCGCTATGCGCGAGATGCTGGTCAAGCTGCATCGTGATCTCCCACCCACGCGCGTCTGGGGCTACGCGAACTCGTTTCCCGGGCCGACCTTCGACACTCGAAGTGGGGAGGCGCTGCTGGTTGAATGGGCGAATGAACTGCCCGGCAAGCATTTTCTACCGATCGACCACACTCTTCATGGCGCCGAGGAGAGCAAGCCCGAAGTTCGGGCCGTCGTCCACTTGCACGGCGGCCGCACGCCGGCCGAGAGCGACGGTTATCCCGAAAGTTGGTTCGTTCCCGGCAAGTCCGCTACCTGCTTCTACCCCAATCATCAGGAGGCGGCGATGCTTTTCTATCACGATCACACGATGGGAATTAACCGGCTGAATATCTATGCCGGGTTGCAAGGATTGTTTATCGTCCGCGATGCCGTCGAAGACGCCCTTAATCTTCCCTCCGGCAAATACGAGATCCCATTGCTGATCTTCGACCGTATGTTGCGCACCGACGGCTCCCTCGAATATCCCACCTCCGGCAATCCCAAGTCCCCATGGGTGCCGGAGGTCTTCGGGGACGCCATCCTGGTCAACGGTAAGCTGGCTCCCTACCTCGAAGTCGAAGCGCGGAAATACCGCTTCCGCCTAATGAATGGCGCTAACGGCAGGTTCTTCCGATTCTCGTTCGGCGATCTCTACGAGTTTCAACAAATCGGCTCGGATCAGGGGCTGCTCTCCGCTCCCATTCCGCTCAAGCACCTGGTGCTCGCACCCGGGGAGCGCGGAGACGTCCTCTTCGACTTCAGCCCCTATGCGGGTAAGACGCTGCTCCTCAAAAGCGATTCCTTCGAACTGCTGCAGTTCCGCGTCGCCGCCGCGCCCGTTAACAACAATGCCGGGCTACCTCAGGTGCTACGCCCGGTGACGCGGATCCCCGAGAGCCAGGCGGTCAAGACCCGCCGTCTTACCCTCGACGAAAACATGGATCTCGTCCAGCAATCGATGGGTATGCTCTTGAACAACACGCCATGGCACATGCCGGTGACTGAAAAGCCCGTCATCCACACGACTGAGATCTGGGAGCTCGTCAACCTCACCGAAGACTCTCATCCTATTCACATTCATCTGGTGCGCTTTCAGATTCTTGATCGGCGGCGCTTTAATGTCTTCGAATACCAGAAGTCGCAAACCTTGAAGTTCTTCGCGGCTGCCGTTCCTCCCTCACCCTCCGATGCCGGCTGGAAGGACATCGTGCGCGTCGACCCGGGGATGGTCGTTCGCATCATCATCCCCTTTGAGGGATACACTGGCCGCTACGTATGGCACTGCCACCTGCTCGAGCACGAAGACAACGAGATGATGCGCCCCTTCGAAGTCGTTGCTTCGTAG